The Corythoichthys intestinalis isolate RoL2023-P3 chromosome 1, ASM3026506v1, whole genome shotgun sequence genomic interval AGTTTGATTTTGTGatgatacagggtgacccaaaaaaaactttttaagaatccaataaaaccaaaagtgacaaaaatattttattcataataattgaaaccttaaaacatgttaaaaaaactgatggaattttcatttaaaatgacattctcctgcatgaatgcattcttgaaatctgtTGACAACTGATGAATAAAACAGGAGtctttgaaatacttatttgcaagtAGCAGCACTTCTGGACAGCGAACAAGAAAACAATGTGCCATTTCAGTAATCCTGGTGAATTCAGAGGGAAATTCACAGTATCTCAGCTTAGATGGGGAATCAATGAGGcaacagcagatttcaagaatgcatttGTACAGAacgtcatcatttaaaaaaaaatgcaaattacaTTGCATTACACTGTTGCGAGGCTGCACTTCCTTATTATCCCATTCACCAGCAATGGTGTATGTCACACTGCACAAATTTCCTAAAGATATCGCAACGTTTTGTCAAGACGCGAGAAGAATGGAGACGACTCTGCAGTGAACATTTCACCCCAGACTGCTATGAAAATTGGCTGTCGCATGTTTCTCGGGTTTCCCGCTGTATTTAATCCTGATAAGGCATTCTGGGGAGAAAGCTTGCGCCTAATGTCAGAAAGCTCGGTTGACCCGTAACACAGCCAAAAACACCCAACAAtgtcagagagagagagagacacacacacattggacTACTCTGAATTGGCCTTCTATGAGCTCAGATATATTGACCGAGTAACATTTGCTCATGACCAAAAAGAAAAAGTACCTGTTGAAGTCCTAATGACAGAGAAATCGTTTCATTTTACCTCCAAATCTTGTGCTGCAACATAAGGCTGTTCCACCACTTAATGCCTTCTTTTGCTCCTTTTTTATCCAGTTCTTGGCCAGCATGCTCACATACCCTTTTGTTTTGGTGTCGAACATCATGGCTGTCAATAACTGCGGGTGAGTTAGCAGAGTAATATAGGTTTCCTAGTCTCCAATGATGTCTATCACACAATTTTCTTTATCCACTTAGGCTCACTGGAGGGCGTCCCCCCTATGCATCAATATATCCTACCTGGGTGCACTGTTGGAAACATCTAAGCAGAGAGGTCAGCTCAtttctctttattattttttttattgggggGAGGGGGAGCAGGATTCCCACGGATCTTCTAAAGTCTtttctcattcattcattttccgagtcgcttatcctcacgagtgtCACgggcttaaaaaataaactttaaatgtcttaaatttaaaatcaatAATCAAGGTCTTAAATTGCTCTAAATGTAATGGAAAATTGCAGTCGATATTACATTTCCAGATGATGCGTTGAATACCTGGGAAATCACTGTCATCTGCCGCAAATATGGTGTGTATTTGTTTTCTAAATGGCCGTGACTAAATAGGAAAGTTTGGGATTATTATATGTTATATGGCAGGTTGTCGGCAACCTCGGCGTACGTCAGCAAAATCTTCGATTAGAATagtgttagctcactggctgccattgatggtgctggacgtccattttgattggattggatgtttagcactgtcaatgacactgaaaccatagcattcaaagccagtcttttgtggggATTTACAGGTTACCTCAGGTTTACTTTGAGTTACTTCCTATTCATCTGGGGACTCGAGAtaataatttcaagtgatgacgtgactcgcAGCTCCCCATTTTCTCTAAAATGGACCCGAaagggtgccattcgtttgtactacttgcgctagttgttggaaTACCCCGTTattgagagttggtacgctccatcagACGCGACAGTGGGGCTGCAATTGACGTCATCCTCAAAATTAATATGTCAATATCTATGAACAATAACAGCACAAACGCAGCATAAACAAATGGCATCATTTTGaatatccttatgattcaacaggaacgatggaaacatgctcatacaacaaaaagctgcccttaagctgcttatttatgtattttttacaagaaagtgcatacacattaaccattttaaacggagtacttatttctctcaacaatacaataaactggtggaatgaattccaaattttctggacacaacgtgtctttagaaataagacttcttttaaccaatatactttgttttcatggtgttacctcccttgtgtaattcttggagtgacaggtggaaatcacaactgctcttgATCACTTTTAACTTGTGGCGTTTATTGTCGAGCACATATAAAAGTCCAGCTCCAACATCGCCATACACTCATTACAGCGCGCgcactttcttctctccctGCACGCCCACGCGCACACATGCCTGTCTGCTCCCAGGCAGCACTTGCAACAACAGATttttgtactatttcgcatgtttgtagtgttaccgctgtacttaatcatggttttacacgttctgcatatgaaatacacgttagcgaattagctaagcgctcggcgctaactattaacatctcaaaaacaacaacaataaaggctaaacagtacaagagggttcgtgttctTGCCTtttatagacgcacacaggtcttagcaacacactcaggacatttttcaattgaaatgccttagaactactgctggacatctgaaagacaaggagcaacgaactatctctttttcccctctcgctctaaaaaataacttgcgcacaaaacCGACAGATCGCCGGATCGCGCTTCTGGTCctgcctgcctgtctcatacacaaatttattttccagtcttttaaaaaggagtaaatctctcttcCAGTAAATGGGAGCATCCAttataacgttgtgcgtgcgtccgttaacggtgtccaggcggcagacgtgtcttgaatttcgttccgctacaagTGGCTGTcataagttatgagggaaaatcgtttttgaacctttatgaatcgtaatcgaatcatcacgtgtcgaatcgtgatgcatgtaataatcttttttttttttttttttttaattcctgtAGTTAACATAGTACAATACACATATAGGAGGACACTTCTGTTGAAGCAGTGTCCTACTAAGGCTttcacattacttacagtggctgctggccgaaaaaaaaaacttctaacatCCCTCCTTGAAGCGGGCAGAAGAGGCAGCAAGTCGACATGTAACGTAATTCTGCATTGTGAGAGTGTGTGCGTGGGGGGCTGTCAAGTcagcagccaatcaaacgtgcgtttgaggaaaaaacatggactggctcattcagcaagtgaaaaaggggtaaatgtaagtctgaaaacaattcacttaataacggtagggtcaattttatcgttacaacatatgggaagagaaTCTAGATGACTTATATAGctgaacacattatataatacaaataaggttgcttcaaagttggtggggacaatttaagcatcctgaaaagttgctagtgttatgtccctaccgtccctttgcaaacctatgcccttgagtTCCACCCAAGGCTAAAATAAGAACAATAACTTATTTtatatgatttatttattttaagtccaccgctcacttttttGCCGAGAAGTCTGctcccacatacacaatgaatgggttgccgctgaacccttcacaccagGCTGTCGCTGGTTAGAAACTGCCTTAAACGTATGACACCATTTGtagccatttttaatttaaatggggGGATGGtcaacctcagattgacctataaaagaattataaatatcttaaaaacaatAGCGGCACAAACGTTTATatataaatttgtgtctgatggggggccaacttgacAGAGGTGTGGTTCTGTCTCTCCTGAAAGTACGTGACTAAAATTGCTTCATGAATTTTTGCCACGGCTaactattttttctttttttttttcctaatccagGGAAACATGAGCAGAGGAAGCAGTTTATTCTTCCGAAGGCTTCCAGCAGGAAAGACGTACGCCATTGAtcagaaaatattttattaacggGAAATGATGCAACAATAATGAGCAAAACAGATCAACAGTGTCTCATCTGAgggattattattctttttgtaCGCCCTTTTTCCTATTTATAACAGTTGTCAATTAAAAATGACTCATGTTTTCAGAGTCCTAAGAAAGTAGAATAGAATGGATAGGATTTCCTTCGACGGATGGACCAAGTTATTGAAGCAGATTAATACTTTCTTTTCATTGATTATTCCTTTACAAACACTTTAAATTGCATGATATGTCTTGCATTAGGATGATTAAATGGCTTTGACATGTGATATTGTGTTATAATACAGTAAACAGACCTTTTTATCTGTGACAGTAGTCAAGTACTTCTATCAGCTCATTCttaatatcaaataaaattTGGGGGATTTTGTCCATTTCTTGTAAAGGGGGTCCGTAGAATTCATCATCTGTCTCTATGCCAGCTTTTATCGAGGGAAAATATGATTCCCAAACATAAGGATAAGGTAGCTGGATGCCCTTGTTTGCAAGTGGCATATGGGTGGAAACCTCTGAAGTACATCACGATATGATTTACTTACGAGAACGATGATTTCACGATATGGCTATACAACAATTACAGATACCTGGGTGAAGAACTCATTGATATTCTACTAAACAATTATTAACAaggtattttcatccttctcctgtgaattggaatgagtttgatcACTTAGTCACTGGTAGggctacttcaaatggattggacaacaATCTCAATGGCAAAGAGTtcaattttgggacatttgctgttgattttgggttacacaaTAGCAAGTGACCCGGGGGATCTCCCCAAATGActtggaagtgacctgtaaatgccccgaaaatcggaaagacTGGGTGTGAGTTTTCATTCCCAGTCTTAATCGATAGGGCATCTAGCGGCATCAACGGCAGCCATCGAGTTaacagattttggtagcaacttgttggttggaTTTTTGTAAGTTGAAAGGGTGAGATGTAGAATTGGTCAAAGAGTGCAGGCTAAAAACGGACAGAAATTGGAATTTATGTGGGGAGCTTTGCCTTGAAAAAAAGACTGCAGCTAAAGCTTGCTCATTTTCAATGTAAGATGTTCTAAAAATATCAAATACCGTTATAGCTAGTCTCTttgaaagtcaaaaaatgatgtCTATCCaaatttgttttttggggggggttgggtcaccctgtacttcTACTCTACTGTCGGTCACTTTCTTCCACAGGCACACGCACACTGAATGACGGGTTTGCTCAAAGCATCTAGCTTCTGACTTGAGCATTGATTCCTAACCTGGGTTTGAATGAACCCAGGGTGTTAGGTGAAGGTTAAGATACATAGAACCCCTATTTTCATACGCTGACTAAAGGCAGTCTCATTTTAAACTGTTttacaatttacaggctttgttCTTTCTATTGCTCGCCCTCTAATAGGAGAAaccggtttgctcagtggaaggttgacttggACTTGGTATGAGGAATTCTAGACCTACAGGCAGCGTGGACTTCGCAGATAATAAACATTTGCTTCAAATTTtacatgtgggaaaaaaatgaacgtTGACCTGAAAACAAATGATATGACGTTTCattttcaaacatgaaaactgcaaaaggcaaatttatttgtagtgAATGTgacatttgaacaggaattcacttaaatattagcttgctagcttagctatgttggttttgaatttgaaaataaaaactgaattatgactaaatattgaagggttcggtgaatgcaaAGGTGAAACGTGTGGGGTTCGGTAAATTTACCAAGGTTAAGAATCACTTCACTTGTGTTATGCCTGCATCAGGTTCTCAGTCGTGTTACAGAAACAATGGTgtgtcccaaaatttgaaaccgCATTAAAAACAATGGGATGAAAACtgacaaaatgtttttaaatatatagaaaagtgtcaactaaaaaaaaaaacagtcacatGCAACATTAAATCTAGCTAAACACTAGCCTGGCAAGCCAGCCTGATTTTACCAGTGTTGCCAGATTCGAGACAGGAGAAAAATGGTTGATCACATTTATGCTacttttgacaaaaaattggcAGTTTTGGAAGGAACTGTTGTAACTAATTTTAACAGTAAAACTCGAGACCCCTTCAAGGTGAGCAGCATTGCTTTCTTAGAACAGCATCTCTTTATTCATGGCATTTTAGCGCTTCATAGGGCGTGGAACTGAACTGCGTGTCATTTCTAACATGGAGGTTTAATTCaacaaaaatctttttaaaatgGCCTACCGTTAGATGGTTTCTTTTTAACTATttctaatgactttttaaattattaccatttaaatgtttttccctCCCCCCAAAATGGATTCTttcatttaaccctttatttttGTGATTTTCAGACCAATTcacaattttgggggggggggggggggaatttgatggatgcaagtcaacacatgggtCTGCAGGTTGCATATGAAAAATcaggatttagcatgggttctaCATATTGGtgcttacactttttttttacaaatttgaaaaaaggttcCGTTAAGATCCGATTTTTCAAATATTGGGATTCTCTGACTCATGATTCATGTTGCAGGCCTTAAGGGGTTTTAAAtgatatatttttgttattgcctaTCTTTACCTGCTGAAACAAACTTATTGAAGTAATCATTTAAGGGTTtttagtgtgtgtatgtgtaatgATAGTAAGTGCTCCAGCCACGAGTATAACTGATAAATCAATAATCTTGTTATAAATGATCACAAAGTTCACGCACAAATCAATGGAGTACAAAACCAAATTTATGGTTTCAAACCATTTGCTAAGTAGTTCCACATTCTAACACTGCCTATATACATATACTTGTAGAAGGATTACATCcttaatgcattaaaaacaaagGCAAGTTGACACCAGATGTCTCTTAGTTCAGCGGGAAACAATTTGGTGAGCaagaatactttttaagaactcTCCGGCTTAGTAGAGATCACTTTTTGTGGCGTGGGCATCACGTCTATCTGAGGGGGGTTCATAATGGCTGTCACGTTTGGATTGGTCACACCGACTGGCGGAAGAGTAGCCTGTTCTGATGACTTTGTTTTTCCCCGTGGAACTTTGGAACAGGTGTGGAGGTGAGTCAGAAGGCCACGGTAAGATCGCAGCTTGGTGCGGCAATTTTCACACCTATAGACAAacccaaaaatatatacagtacataaataatacatttcattTCTAGGTGCCTTTCAGGACAATAAAGGTACAAGATAAAAACTCCAAAGTTAAAATGCACACTTGTAATTTCACAATCTTATTGTTTTTATCAACAAGTAAGAACAACTGAATTATGAGTAAGAATAAGCGTATCCGAATAAATATGTTTTAGGTTGTGACTTGAAGCTTGTAAGAGACTCCAAAGTCTTTAAATCTTCAGGGAGAATGTTTTAAAGGTGGTCAAACAGGCAGGTGGGATCGTGAGTTGAATAGatgacctctgtgaagttggcacccccatcagacgcaattcTATATAAAATCGAGgtaaatcgtttgtgctgctatcgtttttaagaatttacaattctttaataggtcaatctgaggtcaaccagctccccatttggattaaaaatggtgtcagtcgTTTGTGCGcctatcatttttgagataattttgagtgatgtcacgcagttagggctgcagctatcgattattttagtagttgattaatcgatgaactagttcgaataatcgagtgatcggatgaggaacacaaaaaattaaaatacctgagctgagcctcaaacgatatagaataaataataaggATCTAATGTCAACAAAGGAAAAATCGGCTAAattacatagcaaaattccgctaggttaatgctataaaacgccaacaatttttttttttaataatgcttttaacaaatggttcacatattcccacgaaaaaaggctaaatatacctatacctagaactaaattacaaatgcattgaaaaaaacattagcgtaaacaaaaacttggcttatgttggtcttaacatggagcagctggattcagccattgaTATGAGGCAGACGAGAGAgcagtttatccacccaaatcaataaaacaatgcaaacactttcaaaataaaccattacaaggccactttgattaaacgaatactcaaagcagcaaaatgtaatttgaatatttttttctaatcgaatatagcagcacaaatgaatttatttacagaacaaatgagaacacatacacacacataaatcTTATGAGAGAGGGAtcgaatgtacagtatgtattgtttatacatttttttatgtatgtGCACGTGcacactagacatgtgccgattatcggttacaaggtataccatggtatgaaaacgtcaaagtTTCAGAACCCGAAATTTTTTTCCCGTCATACCgcccctacggtattagctggAGAAattcctcgcttgcagctggaaggctcaaccctcccccaccagttgtttatcagtgagtcagctgtgctacacaatggctggaggaggtgaaactcctgaactttttcccccatcgaagaaaacgaaatcgctggtatgggaatactttggctataGAAAAGTtagagacggccgcggcttaaaggaggagggccaactgacatgtaaaatgtTGGCTGCCAAAGAGgccatacctccaatatgatttcgcatttatacaaaattaacggTTAggtaacactgtcatgaacgtttcccaccagctaagagttaactccagcatgtttagtgtatgtagcggtggtaaaacatgttttatttatCTCTGGTGTTAAAGGGTATGgaacggcaaagggggtgtgagacatcaatagaaccgttatgtgccaagataacaaaatattgataaagttaacaaaaaaatcaatcacattaatgagcaattatcaaaaatagatcgaaaatgacgaacatttccgaaagtgttccggaaacagacgaatggggcggcgacatcacaacaagtgattgacagtcgaggcggagccaggtgccattgttttttatcgacgagagagtagcgttcgggtttgtttgaccaaaacatccctaaaatggattcaaaactgctgtgctatgtggtgtacaaatagctatttatcggaatatagtatccatgagttcccgaacgcggaaaaaaaaaagctggactacgcagacaatgggtaaagttcgtccgtgcaaagagggctaattttctagacccagcctccggcacggttttctattattttccacctgaaagcttctcgaactatggacaagtgaaatcgggttttgctgcaagattgctgctcaaagcagatgcggtgcccaccatacaccagccacctaaatgtcccgagatatcaagaaagaggacgatgactggcaaaggaggctaaggctaagcaaaggaggggagcagccaagctcgaaatggccagagtgagtactcttataataaaaaaatatcaagctttggatacaggactggacacatttataaattatcgctcgtaaaatatatagaacaaatcctctgatcccattcatatttgtgtctgttggcagagcgaaaaactatgatagcgcaataaattataattattctatacattattttgtggtcacggtgtatcagcttcacaaaaagaaatgcaaaaaatatcattttttccACATCACAGTTTCACAATAAAGTGTCTTAACATCTTAAGCTTTCATCGATATGCACGATCTCTTGCGTGacaaggaaagacgggaaaGAAGGTGGggggtaaaaaaattttttttttaaatacaaaaactcACAAGAAATACAAGTTGGGTTTATGATGACGTCTCATATGTTCCATCAATTTCTGCATGTTTGGGAAGGAGCAGCTACAGCCAACACTGGAGCACTGAAATACTTTTCCTGTAGAGATGATATAATCAGGACATacagacagaaaaaaaacatcgccccaaaaaaaacaaaaaaaaacgaacacATTTGCTCACATCTTAATTTGACCATGTTAATCTTCATTAAACAATTTCGGTCCATTTTATTAGAAATCAGATATTAACTCCAGGGGTGGGTAGTAAAACATTACATTTCTTTAGTAACTTTTGGATCGAAGAGTAGTTTACCACACAATAATTTTTACTTTTTGGTATATTGCCAAAACTTCATTCATCAACCATTACTTGAAGTTGTCCCACTTGTTCCAGACAACAAACGAGAACATCAAGCCCTACTTCAATACTGGGGTTTCAATTTTCTAACAAAATTCCAATAAGCGATCATCCTTCAAGGGTAAATGAATCAAGGCAATCTAGAGAGTGTTCTTGCACTCTTTTAAAAGGTCAAATATAATTTAAGACAAAAACAGGCCCCATCAATTTCTGATAAAGGAAAAACAAGTTATTTCACTGTAAATtagggatgtgacaaaatatcaaaatggtgatatatcgtgatactttgcatcccaagaGGTTATCGAAACGCTCAtgtcaagaatcaagatatcattttaaaaaggtgtcaatgttttaaaaaagaacAGTTTCCAACAAATTCATAATAGTCTCTCAGTTAaatctatggctgccattgacgacaatcaACGCTAAATCCGTTAAGACtgggaaaccagagcattcacagtcactttCCGATTTTCaaggcatttgcaggtcacttcctgttgagtttgagtcactgcctattcattcgggagtttcccgggtcacttcctgctctgtaacacaaaatcaagaggaagtgacccataaaatgtcccaaaataaacagaaagcaaGGTTTCccgtaggattttttgaagttgCGGTGGTGgggtgcatcggagtcggaccacCTCactatgtcgtgccacggcaaaatTGAGTCATATCATaacaattttctttttcacattttgtttccccaaaagaaccataacaaagatctatttgaaatatttcatgagACAGGCTAAtatcgtagctctcagctacggttcaTGTATGTAaactgcgtagctgattacagctacattaccctacgtaataatacgacctttttatctcgtagcaatagtacgacctaCATttcgtagtccttctttttccttttctttggcCTTCAGATAGTTATTTTTAACACACATtttaagcaacaaaaaaaaaaaaaaagccttttttgcaTCaggaatgttcttaattcaagatgtGATATTGttgaaacattatttgaaagcattttcctccttgattttggtgaaaaatgaccaacctttagatgtatgggcttaataagaacagatggtaatatttacctaaagtaaattgaataatctgacccattaatctgttaagtagtctttaacactcaaaacaaaatgaaagttATTCGAATAGAATTAAGAAAAATCATCATATTAAAaacataaatttgcagtgtgaaagttggtacgtcaatacagatttatttttgcattaatcatttagcctatcaattaattaggttcaaattggtggtgagaaatgtagcc includes:
- the znf414 gene encoding zinc finger protein 414 encodes the protein MSSRSTTLQSFGEHFNEGHKKISCKFYGCKRAYTDVSALESHVNDHVIPTESLPGKVFQCSSVGCSCSFPNMQKLMEHMRRHHKPNLYFLCENCRTKLRSYRGLLTHLHTCSKVPRGKTKSSEQATLPPVGVTNPNVTAIMNPPQIDVMPTPQKVISTKPESS